One window of the Syngnathoides biaculeatus isolate LvHL_M chromosome 11, ASM1980259v1, whole genome shotgun sequence genome contains the following:
- the si:ch1073-303k11.2 gene encoding LRRN4 C-terminal-like protein isoform X1 — translation MYVMSFRRVLLPSSIVFVGVHECSHNSSHKINTSVLYFDMILLRRNPTVLLLFLSAWPIFHSHLVADAASTSPPITRPRFTFFTGFTIDYDEDYDQNDDYASKRPPEILATTRTQFLQRELCKFNPCLENQVPCTKLLAETGCLCPGISGADQPPHAPRLHALIPIHNGDDRGKVEVKWCAPTSVVTQYRVVVEGQEGKAIEFGEGFRQGLVGSLEVGTKVCVEAVNKAGHSMPTEFSCTRYDPPSSSDYDVLAGIIGGGILLLLLISAVIFWTCHKKRNAKRDSADGLGNPSYNTEGTL, via the exons CCACAATTCCTCACACAAGATCAACACATCTGTCCTTTACTTTG ACATGATTTTACTGCGTAGGAACCCAACTGTGCTTCTCCTTTTTCTGAGCGCCTGGCCCATCTTCCACTCCCACCTTGTCGCTGACGCAGCTTCTACCTCACCTCCCATCACTCGTCCACGGTTCACATTTTTTACTGGTTTCACTATAGATTATGACGAGGATTATGACCAGAATGATGACTATGCCAGCAAACGTCCTCCAGAAATACTCGCCACCACAAGGACACAGTTTCTTCAACGGGAACTGTGCAAGTTTAACCCTTGTTTGGAGAATCAGGTGCCCTGTACCAAGCTGCTGGCAGAGACCGGATGCCTCTGCCCTGGCATCAGTGGAGCTGACCAGCCTCCTCATGCACCGCGTTTACATGCATTGATCCCAATCCATAACGGAGATGACAGGGGGAAAGTTGAAGTCAAGTGGTGCGCTCCAACATCTGTGGTGACCCAGTACAGAGTGGTGGTGGAAGGGCAAGAAGGTAAAGCTATAGAGTTTGGAGAAGGTTTCCGACAAGGCTTGGTGGGGTCTTTGGAAGTTGGAACCAAGGTGTGCGTGGAGGCAGTTAACAAAGCAGGACACAGCATGCCCACAGAGTTTTCCTGCACACGATATGATCCTCCCTCATCATCAGACTATGACGTGTTGGCAGGTATTATTGGAGGAGGGATTCTCCTCTTGCTCCTCATCTCAGCTGTGATCTTTTGGACCTGTCataagaagagaaatgcaaagAGAGACTCAGCTGATGGACTCGGGAACCCGTCATACAACACAGAAGGGACATTATAA
- the si:ch1073-303k11.2 gene encoding LRRN4 C-terminal-like protein isoform X2, with amino-acid sequence MILLRRNPTVLLLFLSAWPIFHSHLVADAASTSPPITRPRFTFFTGFTIDYDEDYDQNDDYASKRPPEILATTRTQFLQRELCKFNPCLENQVPCTKLLAETGCLCPGISGADQPPHAPRLHALIPIHNGDDRGKVEVKWCAPTSVVTQYRVVVEGQEGKAIEFGEGFRQGLVGSLEVGTKVCVEAVNKAGHSMPTEFSCTRYDPPSSSDYDVLAGIIGGGILLLLLISAVIFWTCHKKRNAKRDSADGLGNPSYNTEGTL; translated from the coding sequence ATGATTTTACTGCGTAGGAACCCAACTGTGCTTCTCCTTTTTCTGAGCGCCTGGCCCATCTTCCACTCCCACCTTGTCGCTGACGCAGCTTCTACCTCACCTCCCATCACTCGTCCACGGTTCACATTTTTTACTGGTTTCACTATAGATTATGACGAGGATTATGACCAGAATGATGACTATGCCAGCAAACGTCCTCCAGAAATACTCGCCACCACAAGGACACAGTTTCTTCAACGGGAACTGTGCAAGTTTAACCCTTGTTTGGAGAATCAGGTGCCCTGTACCAAGCTGCTGGCAGAGACCGGATGCCTCTGCCCTGGCATCAGTGGAGCTGACCAGCCTCCTCATGCACCGCGTTTACATGCATTGATCCCAATCCATAACGGAGATGACAGGGGGAAAGTTGAAGTCAAGTGGTGCGCTCCAACATCTGTGGTGACCCAGTACAGAGTGGTGGTGGAAGGGCAAGAAGGTAAAGCTATAGAGTTTGGAGAAGGTTTCCGACAAGGCTTGGTGGGGTCTTTGGAAGTTGGAACCAAGGTGTGCGTGGAGGCAGTTAACAAAGCAGGACACAGCATGCCCACAGAGTTTTCCTGCACACGATATGATCCTCCCTCATCATCAGACTATGACGTGTTGGCAGGTATTATTGGAGGAGGGATTCTCCTCTTGCTCCTCATCTCAGCTGTGATCTTTTGGACCTGTCataagaagagaaatgcaaagAGAGACTCAGCTGATGGACTCGGGAACCCGTCATACAACACAGAAGGGACATTATAA